A single region of the Raphanus sativus cultivar WK10039 chromosome 1, ASM80110v3, whole genome shotgun sequence genome encodes:
- the LOC108807073 gene encoding mediator of RNA polymerase II transcription subunit 13, translated as MWTNVFRIGGLHNVSWFQFLPSEAELNPSRGEQNDVATYLVLSSHLRLHKEGFLTTWTNSFVGPWDPSQGLYNPDEKIKLWLFLPGRHSSITDKAQSAVSKLRVVASGIWVAPGDSEEISVAFSQSLRNCIERALSGLSYMRFGDVFSKVSPQSEEYLRRGRLTVEFVFAATEEAVFVHVIVSAKNVRTLSSGDTESLSRSSLKNSSYRLPVIVSPHGMRGSLTGFSPSDLVKQVYFSSGNLRSSSGYIGLPPHAGSGSRLINGDHCYVEVTLGCCQNINDNTSQTNSTFAVNLPYNQCPEPSVGSKDHRKGHPDISSMCEKKFIYPAEAVLVPILQSAFAKFSLKRFWLQNWIGPSLAGSSLFMHWAGDFDFFGASGTKSDGFYEKNGYNSSGSSGNSSISSTSSASSGSGWRMTSRTGDLDADADSLTCNDDHPNMGSKRPRTGMAESFGQVGTANDQFGWDWDDEDDDDRGVGMDIQALLSEFGDFGDFFENDALPFGEPPGTAESHSLILPSESADVGSSPMEMMDVSDQIVLPVGFSSFESFNHAPPIIDESLIKSQEVLNNSVISAPSNQMSSSSNSEFDHLMKAEAMMTFAPEYGAVEAPISEISSTSFKSPYLPKSFESFKAESSNSRTSNYVYGPTPPATDSDGAVDKILLGSKAYIGKNDGRTLYTKVEGRKDQYDKLPTLISDNNSKKEGVSQLKYSNYNAASTVKTVQGKKTDGISAVVSTLLSSKTLLATDVGSVMFQAFMYRMRHKAFSSKHSSPVSLSRLSGNFFLNQVPNEPSSLTDNVSARNEIYKKEVPTRIAGDFDGGMLDSHMSAPVGVWRTVSVPKTAKPASSPNIEAGSSLPHSSFSENSLLSYGQRQPLQELLDGIALLVQQATSFVDLALDSDCGDGPYGWLALEELWRRELSCGPSAGHAGCGGTLASCHSLDIAGVKLVDPLSAEVFPSSVITLLQSDIKTALKSAFGQSDGPLYVTDWCKGRNQSMDGVSISEGSTAESVLSEVSNAIDGGKGEESAQSQDIYSSELLRPTLFVLPSPSILVGYQDDWLKVSTNSLPHWEKAPFEPYALPKNMNYTVVCPDIDPLTSAAADFFQQLGTVYETCRLGTHLPQILGNQMESDAGRLSSSGFVLLDCPQSMKIESNNTSLLGSLSDYFLSLSNGWNVSSYLKSLSKALKGLKLGSCLYTNQKEGSASPCMVVYIVCPFPDPSAVLRTVVESSIALGSGIQPDRDRRSLLNSQVTRAFGSSAAVDEASISHIPVLSGFSVPKLVLQVVSVDSIFRITSPSFNELVILKDTAFSVYNKARRISRGMPSDAFLSSSLSNRSSSALASVNSMSGIWKDCVSSRMTGSTHPRDGELDGSIRTSSWDSSWQITRSGGLSCDSNRNGDFYINDEIFYLFEPLFILSEPGSVDRGVSPTFRGLGTESSKPIPEDGGRGSMEGITSGSSSQGDASQVEGKAIPSLHCCYGWTEDWRWLVSIWTDARGELLDTHIFPFGGISSRQDTKGLQCLFVQVLQQGCQILQACSSPDNGSFKPRDFVITRIGSFFELEYQEWQKAIYSSGGPEIKKWPIQLRRSAPSGVATSSNGSSLQQHDLSLIQERASSASTLYGSHSKPSTFVKGGMGHSAGRKQTMGGQTISGTPRGLFQWVHSISFASVSLDRSLHFVLPAELVSPGGGQSSTGMSSANYIEGFTPVKSLGSTAFSYMMIPSPNMRFLHPSPLQLPTCLTAESPPLAHLLHSKGCAIPLSTGFVVSKAVPSMRKDSRINMKEEWPSVLSVSLIDYYGGYDNAHDKVLQGIMKQGGGGTKETRDFEVESHLILESVAAELHALSWMTVSPAYLDRRTALPSHCDVVLRLCRLLHFADKERTRLPDKSGV; from the exons ATGTGGACCAATGTTTTCAGAATT GGGGGTCTACATAATGTTTCTTGGTTTCAGTTTCTTCCTAGTGAAGCTGAGCTTAATCCTAGCAG AGGTGAGCAGAATGATGTAGCGACATATCTTGTGCTTTCATCTCATCTTCGGTTGCACAAGGAAGGCTTTCTTACCACATGGACCAATTCTTTTGTTGGACCTTGGGATCCTTCTCAAGGTTTATACAACCCTG ATGAAAAGATCAAGCTTTGGCTTTTTCTTCCTGGACGGCATTCCTCAATCACTGATAAAGCCCAGTCTGCTGTCTCAAAACTTAGAG tTGTTGCGTCAGGAATCTGGGTAGCACCTGGGGACTCTGAGGAGATATCAGTTGCCTTTTCACAGTCTTTACGTAATTGCATTGAAAG AGCGTTAAGTGGACTTTCCTACATGAGATTTGGAGACGTGTTTTCAAAAGTCAGCCCTCAAAGTGAAGAATATTTGAG GAGGGGCCGGCTTACTGTTGAATTCGTATTCGCTGCCACTGAAGAGGCGGTTTTTGTCCATGTCATAGTTTCTGCCAA GAATGTTCGGACACTTTCAAGTGGCGATACTGAGAGTCTGTCAAGGAGTTCTTTAAAAAACTCCAGTTATAGGCTTCCAG TGATTGTTTCTCCTCATGGAATGCGGGGCAGCCTCACTGGATTCTCTCCCAGTGACCTTGTCAAGCAAGTCTACTTCAG TTCTGGAAACTTAAGGTCTTCAAGTGGATATATTGGTCTCCCTCCTCATGCTGGTAGTGGGTCGCGTCTGATAAACGGCGACCACTGTTACGTGGAAGTTACACTTGGTTGCTGCCAAAATATAAATGACAACACAAGTCAAACGAATTCAACCTTTGCGGTCAATTTGCCCTACAATCAGTGTCCTGAACCATCAGTTGGGAGTAAAGATCACCGGAAAGGACACCCAGATATATCATCCATGTGTGAAAAAAAGTTCATATATCCAGCTGAGGCAGTACTTGTGCCAATATTACAGTCGGCATTTGCTAAATTTTCTTTGAAAAG ATTTTGGCTTCAAAACTGGATAGGACCATCTCTGGCAGGCTCATCGTTATTTATGCACTG GGCTGGTGATTTTGACTTCTTCGGAGCGTCTGGAACTAAGAGTGATGGGTTCTATGAAAAAAATGGCTATAATAGCAGTGGCAGTAGCGGTAATAGCAGCATTAGTTCAACAAGTAGTGCTTCTAGCGGCAGTGGTTGGAGAATGACTTCAAGAACTGGTGACCTTGATGCGGATGCAGATTCTTTGACTTGTAATGATGATCACCCAAACATG GGTTCCAAGCGGCCGCGAACAGGGATGGCAGAGTCATTCGGTCAAGTAG GCACTGCGAATGATCAATTTGGTTGGGATTgggatgatgaggatgatgatgatagagGAGTTGGCATGGATATCCAAGCACTTCTTTCAGAGTTTGGAGACTTTGGTGACTTCTTTGAGAACGATGCGTTACCTTTTGGGGAG CCGCCCGGAACAGCAGAGTCGCATTCCCTCATACTTCCTTCAGAATCTGCTGATGTAGGTTCTAGTCCAATGGAAATGATGGATGTATCAGACCAGATAGTGTTACCCGTTGGGTTTTCGTCTTTTGAGAGCTTTAATCATGCTCCCCCTATCATTGATGAAAGCCTTATCAAAAGTCAAGAAGTCCTCAACAACAGTGTCATTTCAGCTCCTTCAAATCAAATGTCAAGCTCTTCCAATAGTGAGTTCGATCATTTGATGAAAGCAGAAGCTATGATGACCTTTGCTCCTGAGTATGGAGCTGTTGAAGCACCTATTAGCGAGATTTCCTCGACGTCTTTCAAAAGCCCATATCTTCCCAAGTCTTTTGAGAGCTTTAAAGCGGAGAGTTCAAATTCAAGAACCAGTAACTATGTTTATGGACCCACACCACCTGCCACTGATTCTGATGGAGCAGTCGATAAGATTTTGCTTGGATCAAAAGCATACATTGGTAAAAATGATGGGAGAACTTTGTACACTAAGGTAGAGGGCAGAAAGGACCAATATGATAAGCTACCTACTTTAATTAGTGATAACAACAGTAAAAAGGAGGGTGTTTCTCAGTTAAAATACTCAAACTACAATGCTGCTAGTACTGTTAAGACCGTGCAGGGGAAAAAGACTGACGGTATATCTGCTGTTGTTAGTACTTTATTATCTTCAAAGACCTTACTGGCAACAGACGTGGGAAGCGTTATGTTCCAAGCCTTCATGTATAGGATGCGGCACAAAGCTTTTTCTTCGAAGCACAGTTCACCTGTTAGCCTGAGTAGGCTTAGTGGAAACTTCTTCCTGAACCAGGTGCCAAATGAGCCTAGTAGTCTGACGGACAACGTATCTGCAAGGAACGAAATATATAAGAAAGAAGTACCTACTAGAATAGCTGGAGATTTCGATGGAGGAATGTTAGATAGCCACATGAGTGCACCAGTTGGCGTGTGGCGGACTGTTTCAGTCCCAAAAACAGCAAAACCTGCTAGTTCGCCAAATATTGAAGCAGGCTCATCCTTGCCTCATAGTTCATTTAGCGAAAACAGCTTACTTTCTTATGGACAAAGGCAGCCATTGCAGGAGCTTCTAGATGGAATAGCGCTACTTGTACAGCAAGCTACTTCTTTCGTTGATTTAGCTCTGGATTCAGATTGTGGGGATGGACCTTATGGTTGGCTTGCACTGGAAGAGTTGTGGAGACGGGAATTGTCGTGTGGACCCTCTGCTGGCCATGCAGGTTGTGGGGGAACTTTGGCGTCCTGCCATTCTCTGGACATTGCTGGTGTCAAGCTAGTTGACCCACTCTCTGCTGAG GTTTTTCCTTCCTCTGTAATTACACTACTGCAATCTGACATCAAGACAGCTCTGAAATCCGCATTTGGTCAGTCAGACGGCCCGTTATATGTCACAGATTGGTGCAAGGGCCGAAATCAATCAATGGATGGAGTATCTATTTCCGAGGGATCTACTGCTGAGTCAGTCCTGAGTGAAG TGTCAAATGCAATAGATGGTGGGAAAGGAGAGGAGTCCGCTCAGAGCCAAGATATATACAGTTCAGAGTTACTCCGACCAACACTTTTTGTTCTTCCATCACCCTCTATACTTGTTGG GTACCAAGATGACTGGCTTAAGGTTTCAACCAACTCCTTGCCACATTGGGAAAAGGCCCCTTTCGAGCCATATGCTCTGCCGAAAAAT ATGAACTATACTGTTGTATGCCCGGATATAGATCCTTTAACCAGTGCTGCTGCGGATTTCTTCCAACAACTTGGAACTG TTTATGAGACGTGCAGACTGGGAACCCATTTGCCACAGATCCTGGGAAATCAAATGGAAAGTGACGCTGGAAGATTATCCTCATCAGGATTTGTTCTGCTTGACTGCCCTCAGTCGATGAAGATTGAAAGCAATAACACATCGCTTCTGGGATCTCTCAGTGATTATTTTCTGTCTTTGTCGAATGGGTGGAACGTGAGTAGCTATCTGAAGTCTTTATCAAAAGCGCTGAAAGGTCTTAAGCTTGGGTCTTGTCTTTACACAAACCAGAAAGAAGGATCAGCTAGTCCATGCATG GTAGTGTACATAGTGTGTCCATTTCCCGACCCTTCGGCAGTTTTAAGGACAGTCGTTGAATCGTCTATTGCACTTGGATCAGGGATACAGCCAGATAGAGACAGGAGATCGTTACTTAATAGTCAGGTTACAAGGGCGTTTGGTAGTTCTGCTGCTGTAGACGAAGCATCAATATCTCACATTCCAGTGCTTTCCGGGTTTAGTGTCCCCAAGCTAGTTCTACAAGTAGTATCTGTTGATTCTATTTTCCGGATAACAAGCCCAAGCTTTAATGAGCTCGTCATCCTCAAGGATACTGCTTTTTCTGTCTACAATAAAGCTCGGAGAATTTCTCGAGGCATGCCTAGTGATGCATTTCTCTCATCATCATTATCCAACAGATCCTCTTCAGCCTTGGCATCAGTGAACTCTATGTCAggaatctggaaagactgcgtCAGTTCGCGAATGACAGGTTCTACACATCCAAGAGATGGTGAACTTGATGGTAGCATTAGAACGAGTAGTTGGGATAGTAGCTGGCAAATAACAAGGTCTGGAGGATTAAGCTGCGACTCAAACAGAAATGGAGATTTTTACATTAATGACGAAATTTTCTATCTATTTGAACCGCTTTTCATCCTTTCTGAGCCTGGTTCCGTGGATCGTGGAGTTTCACCTACTTTCCGCGGCTTAGGAACCGAGTCTTCAAAGCCAATACCTGAAGATGGTGGGAGAGGTTCAATGGAAGGTATAACATCAGGATCTAGCTCCCAGGGGGATGCATCCCAGGTTGAAGGAAAGGCTATTCCAAGTTTACATTGCTGCTACGGTTGGACAGAGGACTGGAGATGGCTTGTAAGCATCTGGACGGACGCCAGGGGTGAATTGCTTGACACACATATATTCCCCTTTGGTGGAATTAGCAGTAGACAGGATACGAAAGGGCTGCAGTGTCTTTTTGTTCAAGTTCTGCAGCAGGGATGTCAAATACTACAGGCATGTTCCTCCCCTGACAATGGATCTTTCAAACCCAGGGATTTTGTCATTACACGCATTGGGAGTTTCTTTGAGCTTGAGTACCAAG AGTGGCAAAAGGCAATTTACTCATCTGGAGGTCCTGAGATTAAGAAGTGGCCTATTCAACTTCGACGTTCTGCACCTTCTGGCGTAGCCACCAGTAGCAATGGATCTTCCTTGCAACAGCATGATCTGAGTTTGATTCAAGAGAGAGCCTCGTCAGCTAGCACACTCTACGGCTCCCACTCAAAACCATCCACCTTTGTGAAAGGCGGTATGGGGCACTCTGCTGGAAGAAAGCAAACAATGGGTGGACAAACCATTTCTGGTACTCCAAGGGGTTTGTTTCAGTGGGTTCACAGCATCAGTTTTGCTTCCGTTTCACTTGATCGTTCTCTGCATTTTGTTCTTCCGGCTGAGTTGGTATCTCCTG GAGGTGGCCAGAGCAGTACTGGTATGAGTTCAGCAAATTACATTGAAGGTTTCACTCCTGTCAAGTCTCTTGGGTCAACGGCTTTCTCTTACATGATGATACCATCACCCAACATGCGCTTTCTTCACCCAAGTCCTCTTCAGCTTCCTACATGTTTAACTGCCGAATCACCTCCACTTGCTCACCTTCTTCACAGCAAAGGCTGTGCAATCCCCTTGTCTACCGGATTTGTTGTTTCGAAAGCAGTGCCTTCCATGAGAAAAGACTCGAGAATAAACATGAAAGAAGAATGGCCATCAGTTCTCTCTGTAAGTCTCATAGACTATTATGGTGGTTATGACAACGCTCATGACAAAGTTCTTCAAGGAATCATGAAGCAAGGCGGTGGAGGGACCAAAGAAACTAGAGATTTTGAGGTTGAAAGCCATCTTATCCTCGAGTCAGTTGCAGCAGAACTCCATGCGCTGTCTTGGATGACTGTTAGTCCAGCATATCTGGATAGGCGGACTGCATTGCCATCTCACTGTGATGTGGTTCTCAGACTGTGTCGTCTGCTTCATTTTGCGGATAAAGAACGCACCAGGCTACCAGATAAGTCCGGAGTTTAA
- the LOC108840828 gene encoding arabinogalactan protein 12 produces MEVKMMVVFMIFAVAFSAVGQVAAATVEAPAPSPTSDATMFVPALFASVVALASGLLF; encoded by the coding sequence ATGGAGGTGAAGATGATGGTTGTTTTCATGATCTTTGCTGTGGCTTTCTCAGCCGTAGGACAAGTGGCGGCTGCCACAGTGGAAGCTCCAGCTCCAAGCCCAACTTCGGATGCTACTATGTTCGTACCAGCATTGTTTGCATCTGTTGTTGCTTTGGCCTCTGGTCTTCTCTTTTGA
- the LOC108862403 gene encoding uncharacterized protein LOC108862403 isoform X2 — translation MVSVAVKTREGLVLMEEVKGQSGNGTTEADFVLQWGERKRVRCMKVKKDQSLTSSDGLSKRKLIMSPAGGSPSRHLNRPNKIIDSPGNVRRSLVASLVASPEKEDRYYTTRGSVGTDESGKVAVKETNKDEWPKLFITLSNKEKEEDFLAMKGCKLPQRPKKRAKLVQKALFGSPGTWLSDMCKERYEVREKKTPKKRPGGLKAMGSMESDSE, via the exons ATGGTGAGCGTCGCAGTAAAGACCAGAGAGGG GTTGGTGTTGATGGAAGAAGTGAAAGGACAAAGTGGAAATGGAACCACAGAAGCAGATTTTGTGTTGCAATGGGGGGAGAGAAAAAGAGTTAGATGCATGAAAGTCAAGAAAGATCAGAGCCTCACGTCAAGTGATGGTTTGTCTAAGCGTAAACTCATCATGTCCCCAGCTGGAGGCTCCCCTTCTCGACATCTTAACCGTCCAAACAA GATCATAGATTCTCCAGGTAATGTGAGGAGATCGCTTGTGGCATCACTTGTGGCATCACCTGAGAAGGAAGATAGATACTACACAACGAGGGGTTCTGTGGGTACAGATGAGAGTGGAAAAGTAGCTGTGAAGGAAACCAATAAGGATGAGTGGCCAAAGCTGTTTATAACTTTGTCAAataaagagaaggaagaagatttCTTGGCTATGAAAGGGTGCAAGCTTCCTCAAAGACCCAAGAAACGAGCCAAATTGGTTCAGAAGGCATTGTTT GGGAGTCCAGGTACTTGGTTGTCAGATATGTGCAAAGAAAGGTATGAAGTAAGAGAGAAGAAGACTCCAAAGAAG CGGCCAGGTGGATTGAAGGCAATGGGAAGCATGGAAAGCGATTCAGAGTGA
- the LOC108862403 gene encoding uncharacterized protein LOC108862403 isoform X1, with product MVSVAVKTREGLVLMEEVKGQSGNGTTEADFVLQWGERKRVRCMKVKKDQSLTSSDGLSKRKLIMSPAGGSPSRHLNRPNKIIDSPGNVRRSLVASLVASPEKEDRYYTTRGSVGTDESGKVAVKETNKDEWPKLFITLSNKEKEEDFLAMKGCKLPQRPKKRAKLVQKALFQGSPGTWLSDMCKERYEVREKKTPKKRPGGLKAMGSMESDSE from the exons ATGGTGAGCGTCGCAGTAAAGACCAGAGAGGG GTTGGTGTTGATGGAAGAAGTGAAAGGACAAAGTGGAAATGGAACCACAGAAGCAGATTTTGTGTTGCAATGGGGGGAGAGAAAAAGAGTTAGATGCATGAAAGTCAAGAAAGATCAGAGCCTCACGTCAAGTGATGGTTTGTCTAAGCGTAAACTCATCATGTCCCCAGCTGGAGGCTCCCCTTCTCGACATCTTAACCGTCCAAACAA GATCATAGATTCTCCAGGTAATGTGAGGAGATCGCTTGTGGCATCACTTGTGGCATCACCTGAGAAGGAAGATAGATACTACACAACGAGGGGTTCTGTGGGTACAGATGAGAGTGGAAAAGTAGCTGTGAAGGAAACCAATAAGGATGAGTGGCCAAAGCTGTTTATAACTTTGTCAAataaagagaaggaagaagatttCTTGGCTATGAAAGGGTGCAAGCTTCCTCAAAGACCCAAGAAACGAGCCAAATTGGTTCAGAAGGCATTGTTT CAGGGGAGTCCAGGTACTTGGTTGTCAGATATGTGCAAAGAAAGGTATGAAGTAAGAGAGAAGAAGACTCCAAAGAAG CGGCCAGGTGGATTGAAGGCAATGGGAAGCATGGAAAGCGATTCAGAGTGA
- the LOC108862403 gene encoding uncharacterized protein LOC108862403 isoform X3 codes for MEEVKGQSGNGTTEADFVLQWGERKRVRCMKVKKDQSLTSSDGLSKRKLIMSPAGGSPSRHLNRPNKIIDSPGNVRRSLVASLVASPEKEDRYYTTRGSVGTDESGKVAVKETNKDEWPKLFITLSNKEKEEDFLAMKGCKLPQRPKKRAKLVQKALFQGSPGTWLSDMCKERYEVREKKTPKKRPGGLKAMGSMESDSE; via the exons ATGGAAGAAGTGAAAGGACAAAGTGGAAATGGAACCACAGAAGCAGATTTTGTGTTGCAATGGGGGGAGAGAAAAAGAGTTAGATGCATGAAAGTCAAGAAAGATCAGAGCCTCACGTCAAGTGATGGTTTGTCTAAGCGTAAACTCATCATGTCCCCAGCTGGAGGCTCCCCTTCTCGACATCTTAACCGTCCAAACAA GATCATAGATTCTCCAGGTAATGTGAGGAGATCGCTTGTGGCATCACTTGTGGCATCACCTGAGAAGGAAGATAGATACTACACAACGAGGGGTTCTGTGGGTACAGATGAGAGTGGAAAAGTAGCTGTGAAGGAAACCAATAAGGATGAGTGGCCAAAGCTGTTTATAACTTTGTCAAataaagagaaggaagaagatttCTTGGCTATGAAAGGGTGCAAGCTTCCTCAAAGACCCAAGAAACGAGCCAAATTGGTTCAGAAGGCATTGTTT CAGGGGAGTCCAGGTACTTGGTTGTCAGATATGTGCAAAGAAAGGTATGAAGTAAGAGAGAAGAAGACTCCAAAGAAG CGGCCAGGTGGATTGAAGGCAATGGGAAGCATGGAAAGCGATTCAGAGTGA